In Rhizobium sp. WSM4643, the following are encoded in one genomic region:
- a CDS encoding GNAT family N-acetyltransferase, whose amino-acid sequence MIHIRNARDGEAELLSEIGLRAWQKAMASIGESDAMIDAARNAFRNFVENDWLTITVVEQNGQVAGWAAREGLDETISDFWIDPVFTRRGLGSALLARIEKEIADQGLEKAAMQTHSGNSEAIGFFRKHGYRIHWLSVAYNPKLDRDVPSVGLKKQLVSDDQGGYGQEF is encoded by the coding sequence TTGATCCACATTCGCAATGCCCGCGACGGTGAAGCGGAGCTATTGAGCGAGATCGGGCTGAGGGCCTGGCAAAAGGCGATGGCGTCGATCGGCGAATCGGACGCGATGATCGACGCAGCGCGCAACGCCTTTCGGAACTTCGTGGAAAACGACTGGCTGACCATCACCGTCGTCGAGCAGAACGGCCAGGTCGCAGGCTGGGCAGCGCGCGAGGGATTGGACGAAACCATCTCGGATTTCTGGATCGATCCCGTCTTCACCCGCCGGGGCCTTGGTTCGGCCCTTCTCGCCCGCATCGAAAAGGAGATCGCCGATCAGGGCCTCGAGAAGGCGGCGATGCAGACCCACTCCGGCAATAGCGAGGCGATCGGCTTCTTCCGGAAGCACGGCTACCGCATCCATTGGCTCTCGGTCGCCTACAATCCGAAGCTTGATCGCGACGTACCCTCCGTTGGACTGAAGAAACAGCTCGTTTCGGATGACCAAGGTGGATATGGGCAGGAATTCTGA
- the ruvX gene encoding Holliday junction resolvase RuvX, whose product MTVLTIEEMAETLAPRQAIAGLDLGTKTIGLSMSDLGRRFATPRTVIRRVKFTIDAQALLDFAVAERVAGFVIGLPMNMDGSAGPRVQATRAFVRNMEQKTALPFVYWDERLSTVAAERTLLEMDVSRAKRAERIDSAAASFILQGALDRLSLLARSDGDEFSA is encoded by the coding sequence ATGACGGTGCTGACGATCGAGGAAATGGCCGAAACGCTCGCTCCGCGACAGGCAATTGCCGGCCTCGATCTCGGCACCAAGACGATCGGGCTTTCGATGTCCGATCTCGGGCGGCGCTTCGCCACGCCGCGCACGGTGATCCGCCGCGTCAAGTTCACCATCGATGCCCAGGCGCTGCTCGACTTCGCGGTAGCGGAAAGGGTCGCAGGCTTCGTCATCGGCCTGCCGATGAACATGGACGGATCGGCGGGTCCGCGCGTGCAGGCGACACGCGCCTTCGTGCGTAATATGGAGCAGAAGACGGCGCTGCCCTTCGTCTATTGGGATGAGCGGCTTTCGACGGTTGCGGCCGAACGGACGCTGCTCGAAATGGACGTCTCGCGCGCCAAGCGGGCCGAACGGATCGATTCGGCCGCAGCAAGCTTCATCCTTCAGGGCGCGCTCGACAGGCTTTCCTTGCTGGCAAGGTCTGACGGAGACGAATTCAGCGCCTGA
- a CDS encoding DUF6105 family protein, whose protein sequence is MKWFLVFWAGPIVFLGGWYWLSYYDMSFGIFMFTRQVHDLTFQLYGKALGIPPESIPPLVARAIAVDSLVVFAITAFRKRKSIIAWWKARQALNSSPSDLASKESLSSAP, encoded by the coding sequence ATGAAGTGGTTTCTGGTCTTCTGGGCCGGCCCCATCGTCTTTCTGGGCGGATGGTACTGGCTCTCCTATTACGACATGAGTTTCGGCATCTTCATGTTCACGCGGCAGGTCCACGACCTGACATTCCAGCTTTACGGCAAGGCGCTCGGCATTCCGCCGGAGTCTATCCCGCCGCTCGTTGCCCGCGCGATCGCGGTCGACAGCCTCGTCGTCTTCGCGATCACGGCCTTCCGCAAGCGCAAGTCGATCATCGCCTGGTGGAAAGCGCGTCAGGCGCTGAATTCGTCTCCGTCAGACCTTGCCAGCAAGGAAAGCCTGTCGAGCGCGCCCTGA
- a CDS encoding metal-dependent hydrolase, with amino-acid sequence MKITWLGHSAFRIETSRAKILLDPFLSYNASFSGQDIKDVSAGITHILLTHGHGDHVGDTVALAKETGAVVLANADLAAWLGSKGVDKIEMGNTGGTIALGSFSATFTNALHSSAQITEDGVSHALGNANGLMLHFDDEASILAMGDTDIFSDMALINELHQPDIGFVPVGDRFTMGGAVAALACRRYFNFKTAIPCHYGTFPIIDQTAEKFVAGMEGSKTEVKAIRPSESLSI; translated from the coding sequence ATGAAGATCACCTGGCTTGGCCATTCCGCCTTCCGCATCGAGACATCAAGGGCGAAGATCCTGCTCGATCCATTCCTCAGCTATAACGCCTCCTTTTCCGGCCAGGATATCAAGGATGTGTCTGCCGGCATCACCCACATCCTGCTGACGCATGGCCATGGCGATCATGTCGGCGATACCGTGGCACTCGCCAAGGAAACCGGCGCCGTCGTTCTCGCCAATGCCGATCTCGCCGCTTGGCTCGGCTCCAAGGGCGTCGACAAGATCGAGATGGGCAATACCGGCGGCACGATCGCGCTCGGCAGCTTCTCGGCAACCTTCACCAACGCGCTGCACTCTTCCGCCCAGATCACCGAGGACGGCGTCTCGCATGCGCTCGGCAACGCCAACGGCCTGATGCTGCATTTCGACGACGAAGCCTCGATCCTTGCCATGGGCGATACCGACATCTTCTCAGACATGGCGCTGATCAACGAATTGCACCAGCCCGATATCGGCTTCGTGCCGGTCGGCGACCGCTTTACCATGGGCGGCGCTGTGGCAGCCCTTGCCTGCCGGCGCTATTTCAACTTCAAGACCGCGATCCCCTGCCACTACGGCACCTTCCCGATCATCGACCAGACGGCGGAAAAATTCGTTGCCGGCATGGAAGGATCGAAGACCGAAGTGAAGGCGATCAGGCCTTCCGAGAGCCTGTCGATCTGA
- the gatC gene encoding Asp-tRNA(Asn)/Glu-tRNA(Gln) amidotransferase subunit GatC translates to MSVDLATVKRVARLARIAVSEDEANRMVGELNGILGFVEQLSEVNVDGVEAMTSVTPMAMKKRTDAVTDGSKAADIVANAPVTDHNFFLVPKVVE, encoded by the coding sequence ATGTCCGTCGATCTTGCCACCGTGAAGCGCGTCGCCCGCCTTGCCCGTATTGCCGTCTCCGAGGACGAAGCAAATCGCATGGTCGGCGAGCTGAACGGCATCCTCGGCTTCGTCGAGCAACTCTCCGAAGTGAATGTCGACGGCGTCGAGGCGATGACCTCGGTGACCCCAATGGCGATGAAGAAGCGCACCGACGCGGTGACTGACGGCAGCAAGGCAGCCGATATCGTCGCCAATGCGCCCGTCACCGACCACAATTTTTTCCTGGTGCCGAAAGTCGTCGAATAA
- a CDS encoding DUF1294 domain-containing protein, with protein MTIIDITKWAAPFLALNLLVFSIYFLDKQAARDGRWRISERTLLTLALIGGSLGAVAAQQFLRHKTRKEPFRSILAAILMLHSALAAVLIFAPKWRVFLLQDF; from the coding sequence ATGACGATAATCGATATCACCAAGTGGGCCGCACCGTTTCTGGCGCTGAACCTCCTCGTCTTCTCGATCTATTTCCTCGACAAGCAGGCGGCGCGCGATGGCAGGTGGCGGATCAGCGAGCGTACGCTTCTGACGCTTGCGCTGATCGGCGGCAGCCTCGGCGCGGTGGCTGCACAGCAATTCCTGCGGCACAAAACGAGAAAGGAGCCGTTCCGGTCGATCCTGGCGGCGATCCTGATGTTGCACAGCGCATTGGCCGCGGTGCTGATCTTTGCGCCAAAATGGCGCGTTTTCCTTCTTCAGGATTTTTGA
- a CDS encoding YjhX family toxin: MDISRTEQRILHLMAQGGRIEITRDDDRKIGTVSCFTRDGWLYPGVDLDLFRRLKRLRAIKSSGGQPYRITERGLRLVRSQLNNR, encoded by the coding sequence ATGGATATTTCTCGCACGGAGCAGCGCATCCTGCATCTCATGGCCCAAGGCGGCCGCATTGAAATTACCCGCGACGACGACAGGAAAATCGGGACGGTCAGTTGCTTCACCCGCGACGGCTGGCTCTATCCCGGCGTCGACCTCGATCTCTTCCGCCGGCTGAAGCGGCTGAGGGCAATCAAGTCCTCAGGTGGCCAGCCCTACCGGATCACCGAAAGAGGGCTGAGGTTGGTCAGGTCGCAGCTGAACAACAGGTAA
- the gatA gene encoding Asp-tRNA(Asn)/Glu-tRNA(Gln) amidotransferase subunit GatA, translating to MSELTNLTIAEARQKLRGKEITAIELTDSYISAIDAANDRLNAYIKVTPDLARVMAKNSDERIAAGKAGDLEGIPLGIKDLFATVGVHTQACSHILDGFEPRYESTVTQNLWDDGAVMLGKLNMDEFAMGSSNETSYYGPVINPWRAAGSNQQLVPGGSSGGSAAAVAAHLCAGATATDTGGSIRQPAAFTGTVGIKPTYGRCSRWGTVAFASSLDQAGPIARDVRDAAILLKSMASVDAKDTTSVDLPVPDYEAALGQSLKGMKIGIPNEYRVDGMPDEIETLWRQGIAWLKDAGAEIVDISLPHTKYALPAYYIVAPAEASSNLARYDGVRYGLRVDGKDIVDMYERTRAAGFGKEVKRRIMIGTYVLSAGYYDAYYIRAQKVRTLIKRDFELAFDAGVNAILTPATPSSAFGVADENLAADPVKMYLNDIFTVTVNMAGLPGIAVPAGLDHKGLPLGLQLIGKPFDEETLFKTAHVIEQAAGRFTPAKWW from the coding sequence ATGAGCGAACTCACCAACCTGACCATTGCCGAAGCCCGCCAGAAGCTGCGCGGCAAGGAAATCACCGCGATCGAACTGACTGATTCCTATATCTCGGCGATCGATGCGGCCAATGATCGGTTGAATGCCTATATCAAGGTCACGCCGGATCTCGCCCGCGTCATGGCGAAGAACTCCGACGAGCGCATCGCCGCCGGCAAGGCCGGTGACCTCGAAGGCATTCCGCTTGGCATCAAGGATCTCTTCGCCACCGTCGGTGTCCACACCCAGGCCTGCAGCCACATTCTCGATGGTTTCGAGCCGCGTTATGAATCGACCGTCACGCAGAACCTCTGGGATGACGGCGCCGTCATGCTCGGCAAGCTCAACATGGACGAATTCGCCATGGGCTCGTCGAATGAAACATCCTATTACGGCCCGGTGATCAATCCCTGGCGCGCCGCAGGCTCCAACCAGCAACTTGTTCCCGGCGGCTCCTCCGGCGGTTCAGCCGCCGCCGTCGCCGCGCATCTTTGCGCCGGCGCGACCGCAACCGATACCGGCGGCTCGATCCGCCAGCCGGCCGCCTTCACCGGCACCGTCGGCATCAAGCCGACCTATGGCCGCTGCTCGCGCTGGGGCACCGTCGCCTTTGCCTCCTCGCTCGACCAGGCCGGCCCGATCGCCCGCGACGTCCGCGATGCCGCCATCCTTTTGAAGTCGATGGCAAGCGTCGACGCCAAGGACACGACATCGGTCGATCTGCCGGTGCCGGATTACGAAGCGGCCCTCGGCCAGTCGCTGAAGGGCATGAAGATCGGCATTCCGAACGAATACCGTGTCGACGGCATGCCGGATGAGATCGAGACCCTCTGGCGCCAGGGCATCGCCTGGCTGAAGGATGCCGGCGCCGAGATCGTCGACATCTCGCTGCCGCACACCAAATACGCTCTTCCGGCCTATTACATCGTCGCTCCCGCCGAAGCATCCTCGAACCTCGCGCGTTACGACGGCGTGCGCTACGGCCTGCGCGTCGACGGCAAGGATATCGTCGACATGTATGAGAGGACGCGCGCCGCGGGCTTCGGCAAGGAAGTCAAGCGCCGCATCATGATCGGCACCTATGTGCTGTCGGCCGGTTATTACGATGCCTATTACATCCGCGCCCAGAAGGTGCGTACGCTGATCAAGCGCGATTTCGAACTCGCCTTCGACGCCGGTGTCAATGCTATCCTGACGCCGGCGACACCGTCGTCTGCCTTTGGCGTTGCCGATGAGAACCTCGCCGCCGATCCGGTGAAGATGTATCTGAACGACATCTTCACGGTGACCGTCAACATGGCGGGCCTGCCCGGCATCGCCGTGCCGGCCGGCCTCGACCACAAGGGCCTGCCGCTCGGCCTGCAGTTGATCGGCAAACCCTTCGATGAGGAAACCCTCTTCAAGACCGCCCACGTCATCGAACAGGCGGCCGGCCGGTTTACGCCGGCCAAGTGGTGGTAA